From Draconibacterium halophilum, one genomic window encodes:
- the nifE gene encoding nitrogenase iron-molybdenum cofactor biosynthesis protein NifE, with the protein MSNYLKDRESQILTKGNDAAEISCDKKSLAGSVSQRACVFCGSRVVLYPIADALHVIHGPVGCASYTWDIRGSLSSGPQLHRLSFTTDLKERDVVFGGEKKLYHALIELIDKHQPKAAFVFSTCIIGVIGDDVEAVCRQVTKEKGIDVIPVMSEGFNGTKKDGYKIACGALSKLVGTNNDYTPSKYSINILGDFNLAGELWILAEYYKKLGVEIISCMTGDGRVEQIRRAHKASLNVVQCSGSIMHLAKEMKEKYDIPFMKVSYFGIEDMSEALYEVAKFFKDDEMMAKARELVTNEISKLLPALQPYRQKLEGKKAAIYVGGAFKAISLVKALRLLGMKTVVVGSQTGNAEDYKLLKDLCDEGTIIVDDSNPNELSEFVKLTGANLFIGGVKERPIAHKLGLGFCDHNHERKEALAGYVGMMNFAKEVYASVTSPVWKFIAPPNLPVGEE; encoded by the coding sequence ATGAGCAACTATCTAAAAGATCGCGAAAGCCAAATCCTTACAAAAGGAAACGACGCTGCAGAAATTTCCTGCGATAAAAAAAGTCTGGCCGGGTCAGTTTCGCAACGAGCTTGTGTGTTTTGCGGATCGCGCGTGGTGCTTTATCCCATTGCCGATGCATTGCATGTTATTCACGGTCCGGTTGGTTGTGCTTCTTATACCTGGGATATTCGTGGTTCGCTTTCGTCGGGGCCACAGTTACATCGCCTGAGTTTTACCACCGATTTAAAAGAAAGAGACGTGGTTTTTGGCGGCGAAAAGAAATTGTATCACGCCCTTATTGAATTAATCGACAAACATCAGCCAAAAGCTGCCTTTGTTTTTTCAACCTGTATAATCGGAGTTATTGGCGACGACGTGGAAGCCGTTTGCCGCCAGGTTACAAAAGAAAAAGGCATCGACGTTATTCCGGTAATGTCGGAAGGGTTTAACGGCACCAAAAAAGACGGCTACAAAATTGCTTGTGGCGCACTTTCAAAATTAGTTGGAACAAACAACGACTACACACCATCAAAATATTCAATCAATATTCTTGGCGACTTTAACCTTGCCGGCGAGTTGTGGATTTTGGCTGAATACTACAAAAAACTGGGTGTTGAAATCATTTCGTGTATGACCGGTGATGGTCGTGTTGAACAGATTCGTCGCGCACATAAAGCCTCGCTGAACGTGGTTCAGTGTTCGGGATCGATTATGCACCTGGCTAAAGAGATGAAAGAAAAATACGACATTCCTTTTATGAAGGTTTCCTATTTCGGAATCGAAGACATGTCGGAAGCATTGTACGAAGTAGCCAAATTTTTCAAAGATGATGAAATGATGGCCAAGGCCCGCGAACTGGTTACCAACGAAATTTCAAAATTATTACCGGCACTGCAACCCTACCGCCAAAAGCTGGAAGGTAAAAAGGCAGCCATTTATGTAGGTGGTGCTTTTAAAGCTATTTCGCTGGTAAAAGCCTTGCGTTTGCTGGGGATGAAAACAGTGGTTGTTGGCTCCCAAACCGGAAATGCGGAAGACTATAAACTACTAAAAGATTTGTGTGATGAGGGAACCATCATTGTTGATGATTCCAATCCAAACGAACTTTCTGAATTTGTGAAGCTAACCGGAGCCAACCTGTTTATCGGCGGCGTTAAAGAACGCCCTATTGCACATAAACTGGGCCTTGGCTTTTGCGATCACAACCACGAAAGAAAAGAAGCACTGGCCGGCTATGTCGGCATGATGAACTTTGCGAAAGAAGTTTATGCCTCGGTTACAAGCCCGGTGTGGAAATTTATCGCCCCTCCCAACCTCCCCGTGGGGGAGGAGTAA
- a CDS encoding NifB/NifX family molybdenum-iron cluster-binding protein encodes MRIAVTTSNGVKVDQHFGKATRFDVYDVEGDEMKLVETREVTSYCSAGGQPVADHKFSSDRFSTVKEKLEDCEKLYTMQIGEKPKEQFDIIGIAVQTCTCSVDKIPGCSGKCK; translated from the coding sequence ATGAGAATAGCAGTAACAACAAGTAACGGAGTAAAGGTTGACCAGCATTTTGGAAAAGCTACCCGCTTTGATGTGTACGACGTGGAAGGTGATGAAATGAAACTCGTGGAAACACGCGAAGTTACATCGTATTGCAGCGCAGGAGGCCAACCTGTTGCCGATCATAAATTTTCATCCGATCGATTTTCAACAGTAAAAGAAAAACTCGAGGATTGCGAAAAGCTGTACACCATGCAAATTGGTGAAAAGCCAAAAGAGCAATTCGATATCATTGGAATAGCAGTACAAACCTGCACCTGCTCGGTGGATAAAATTCCCGGGTGCAGCGGAAAATGTAAATAA
- a CDS encoding radical SAM protein, with translation MKDIKSNTEQNSSPLGRPGGAIDIKTHPCFNKDAKGKYARVHLPVAPQCNIHCHYCKRDYDCVNESRPGVTSEVLSPEQALAYTIRLKEKMPHLSVVGIAGPGDPFANPIQTMTTLRLIRKEFPEMILCLSSNGLNVLPYVDELKELEVSHVTITLNGTETKTLSQLYKWVRFEKRGYFGEQAAEILLRNQMEAIRALKRAGITVKINSIVVPGINDNVIVDIAKKMKEMEVDIMNTIPLYPVEGTPFEDFEEPSPKRMKELQNGIKEYLPPMTHCARCRADAVGLLGQDDAEAKQILSEVSNLSVNVDKTKPYVAVASHEGLLVNQHLGEATQLYIFRETPNGYRLVEQRATPKPGAGNSRWAVLADVIDDCRALLVGGIGPSPSSIIGRAGIKIVEMTGLIDEGLDAVYKGKELRTLKKADVFKCGSECSGKGTGCG, from the coding sequence ATGAAAGACATAAAAAGTAATACAGAACAAAACTCCTCCCCATTGGGGAGGCCGGGAGGGGCTATTGACATTAAAACACATCCCTGTTTCAATAAAGATGCAAAAGGCAAATATGCCCGCGTGCATCTCCCGGTGGCACCGCAATGTAATATTCATTGTCATTATTGCAAACGCGATTACGATTGCGTAAACGAAAGCCGCCCTGGTGTTACCAGCGAAGTACTATCGCCTGAGCAGGCTTTAGCCTACACCATCAGGCTAAAAGAAAAAATGCCGCATTTGTCGGTTGTGGGAATTGCCGGCCCCGGCGATCCGTTCGCCAATCCGATTCAAACCATGACAACACTTCGGTTGATTCGAAAAGAGTTTCCGGAAATGATCCTTTGTCTTTCGTCAAACGGGCTGAATGTATTGCCGTATGTTGATGAATTGAAGGAGCTGGAAGTTAGCCACGTTACCATTACGCTGAACGGAACTGAGACAAAAACATTATCACAATTATATAAATGGGTGCGTTTCGAGAAGCGCGGATATTTTGGAGAACAGGCAGCTGAAATTCTGCTGCGGAACCAGATGGAAGCAATCCGTGCATTAAAACGTGCTGGTATTACTGTTAAAATCAACTCGATTGTAGTGCCGGGAATCAATGATAATGTGATCGTTGATATCGCCAAAAAAATGAAAGAGATGGAGGTGGATATTATGAATACCATTCCGCTCTACCCGGTTGAAGGAACTCCTTTCGAGGATTTTGAAGAGCCTTCGCCAAAACGAATGAAAGAATTGCAAAACGGTATAAAAGAATATTTACCACCGATGACGCACTGTGCCCGTTGTCGTGCCGATGCTGTTGGATTGCTGGGACAAGACGATGCAGAAGCAAAACAGATCTTGTCGGAAGTGTCGAACCTGTCGGTGAATGTTGACAAAACAAAACCATACGTCGCAGTTGCAAGTCACGAGGGATTGTTGGTAAACCAGCACCTTGGAGAGGCAACGCAGCTCTATATTTTCAGAGAAACGCCAAATGGCTATCGTTTGGTGGAACAACGTGCAACACCAAAACCCGGAGCCGGAAACAGTCGTTGGGCAGTACTGGCTGATGTGATCGATGATTGCAGGGCCTTGCTGGTTGGCGGAATCGGACCATCGCCATCGTCGATTATTGGCCGGGCAGGAATCAAGATCGTTGAAATGACCGGCTTGATCGATGAGGGATTGGATGCCGTTTACAAAGGCAAAGAACTCCGGACACTGAAAAAAGCCGATGTTTTTAAATGTGGTTCAGAATGTTCGGGAAAAGGAACCGGTTGCGGATAG
- a CDS encoding (2Fe-2S) ferredoxin domain-containing protein, whose translation MKKPEFHILVCNSYRVAGDAQGYCNKNGSSDLIQYIMEECNDRGMDVAVSSTACLNVCSQGPVMVIHPNNYWYGGINEEKIDEILDALEEGEAVEDYLISE comes from the coding sequence ATGAAAAAACCAGAATTTCACATTTTAGTATGCAACTCGTACCGGGTTGCCGGCGATGCACAAGGTTATTGTAACAAAAACGGTTCATCCGATTTAATTCAATATATAATGGAAGAATGTAACGACCGCGGCATGGACGTCGCGGTCTCTTCCACCGCTTGTTTAAACGTTTGCTCACAAGGGCCCGTAATGGTTATTCACCCAAATAACTATTGGTACGGAGGAATTAATGAAGAGAAAATCGACGAAATTTTAGATGCACTGGAGGAGGGGGAGGCCGTTGAGGATTATCTCATAAGCGAATAA